One genomic region from Uloborus diversus isolate 005 chromosome 2, Udiv.v.3.1, whole genome shotgun sequence encodes:
- the LOC129235117 gene encoding acyl-CoA desaturase-like, translated as MPPLSCTSVAAKQADPQSAIAEEVKTASELSAGEDRKVEDEAQMPEKTINENIDQIISKDNASSHQEPTVPLKIVWRNVILFAYLHLLALWGFCRMFTSAKWQTNIFAFILYIFSGMGVTAGAHRLWAHRSYKARLPLRIFLAFIYTVAFENDIFEWARDHRVHHKYSETDADPHNAKRGFFFAHIGWLLCRKHPEVIKKGKAIDLKDLLEDPVVRFHRRFYLPLVLLCCFVFPTFVPVYFWKESWLNAFLIPTLFRYCFTLNQTWLVNSAAHMWGSRPYDVHINPRENALVVLGAVGEGFHNYHHTFPYDYATSEYGVKYNITTAFIDCMAWLGLAYDRKTVPKATIKARKLRTGPDSLHEGSGHQEVDHSKEN; from the exons ATGCCGCCTCTTTCCTGCACAAGTGTTGCTGCCAAGCAGGCGGACCCCCAGTCTGCAATAGCTGAGGAAGTTAAGACTGCTTCAGAACTGTCTGCTGGTGAAGACAGAAAGGTTGAAGATGAAGCACAAATGCCAGAAAAGACAATAAACGAGAACATTGACCAAATCATTTCCAAAGATAACGCTTCATCCCATCAGGAGCCGACAGTTCCTCTGAAAATAGTCTGGCGCAATGTCATCTTGTTTGCTTATTTGCACCTACTAGCCCTTTGGGGATTCTGCCGAATGTTCACATCAGCAAAATGGCAGACGAATATATTTG CAtttattttgtacatattttCCGGCATGGGAGTCACTGCCGGCGCACACAGACTATGGGCACATCGTTCCTACAAAGCCAGACTGCCGCTTAGGATATTCTTGGCTTTTATATACACTGTTGCATTTGAG aatgACATCTTCGAATGGGCCCGAGACCACAGAGTGCATCACAAATATTCCGAAACTGACGCCGATCCTCATAATGCCAAGAGAGGTTTCTTCTTCGCCCATATTGGCTGGCTTCTTTGTCGCAAGCATCCTGAAGTTATCAAAAAGGGAAAAGCTATCGATTTGAAGGACTTGCTGGAGGACCCAGTTGTCAGATTTCACCGAAG GTTCTATCTTCCATTGGTTCTTCTATGTTGTTTCGTATTCCCTACATTTGTTCCTGTCTACTTTTGGAAAGAAAGCTGGCTTAACGCCTTTTTGATTCCTACGTTATTCCGCTATTGCTTCACTCTCAACCAAACATGGCTTGTGAACAGCGCCGCTCACATGTGGGGATCCAGGCCCTACGATGTCCACATCAACCCTCGCGAAAATGCTCTTGTGGTCTTGGGGGCTGTCGGGGAAGGTTTCCACAATTACCACCACACATTTCCTTACGACTATGCCACGAGTGAATACGGTGTCAAGTACAATATCACAACAGCATTTATCGATTGTATGGCCTGGTTGGGTCTAGCATATGATCGCAAGACAGTGCCCAAAGCTACCATTAAGGCTCGAAAACTAAGAACCGGTCCCGACAGTCTTCATGAGGGAAGTGGTCATCAAGAAGTTGATCATTCCAAAGAAAATTAG